Proteins co-encoded in one Arachis hypogaea cultivar Tifrunner chromosome 11, arahy.Tifrunner.gnm2.J5K5, whole genome shotgun sequence genomic window:
- the LOC112721382 gene encoding blue copper protein 1a-like, with protein sequence MALSRFLTMFLIVAVSIIPIISSTDFIVGDDNGWATGFDYQAWAQGKEFHAGDKLVFKYMKGKHNVMRVNGTGFQQCAVPPDSSTQGFTTGNDVIVLSSPGRKWYICGISNHCENGKMKVAITVQPQIGFGAPTSSPNPTPTPISAATGTSPIYSSWIVIIFALLIAIMF encoded by the exons ATGGCCTTGTCTCGCTTCCTTACCATGTTTCTCATCGTAGCTGTTTCCATTATTCCTATTATTTCTTCAACTGACTTCATTGTCGGTGATGACAATGGTTGGGCCACTGGCTTTGACTATCAAGCTTGGGCTCAGGGAAAGGAATTCCATGCTGGAGATAAGCTTG TATTCAAGTACATGAAAGGAAAGCACAATGTGATGAGAGTGAATGGTACTGGCTTCCAACAATGTGCTGTGCCACCAGATTCATCAACTCAAGGCTTTACCACTGGAAATGATGTGATTGTTCTTTCATCCCCAGGAAGAAAATGGTATATTTGTGGTATTAGCAACCATTGTGAGAATGGTAAAATGAAGGTTGCAATAACTGTTCAACCTCAAATTGGATTTGGGGCACCAACATCTTCTCCCAACCCGACCCCAACCCCAATTTCCGCTGCAACAGGAACCTCTCCTATTTATTCTTCTTGGATAGTGATAATTTTTGCTCTCCTCATAGCAATTATGTTCTAG